The Thermosynechococcus sp. HN-54 DNA segment CTGGTTCGGCTCCAGGTTGCTTTCCCCAGTTACGTCGCACACCGCAGCGGATTTGTCTCGAGGGGGGGCGGCCGATTAAGGAAGTTTTGCTGCAAGCGTGGGAGTATCTTGCCCCCGGTGGCCGCTTGGTGGCGATCGCCAGCAGTTTAGAAAATCTCTATGCCCTCTCTGAAGGTTTCGCGACAGTCCAAGCCCGCAGCCTAGAGGTGGTGCAGTCAGTGATCAATCGCCTAGAAACGCGGGGCGGCCACCAAATTTTTGCAGCAGTGGAACCAATCTTTATTCTCAGTGGCGAAAAAATTTCCTGATGGGCATCGGGCAACTGTGGGTGGTGGGTACCCCCATTGGCAATCTTGAGGACATGAGCGCTCGCGCCCTGCGCATTCTCAAGGCGGTGGATCT contains these protein-coding regions:
- the cbiT gene encoding precorrin-6Y C5,15-methyltransferase subunit CbiT; its protein translation is MTADPWPFVTPGIPDGLFERLPGIPLTQRETRLLMLSYLRLEPDSCLWDVGAGTGTIAVEAARLAKRGQVIAIERDEEVIDLIQRNCNRFGVKNVQIVAGSAPGCFPQLRRTPQRICLEGGRPIKEVLLQAWEYLAPGGRLVAIASSLENLYALSEGFATVQARSLEVVQSVINRLETRGGHQIFAAVEPIFILSGEKIS